In one Brevibacillus choshinensis genomic region, the following are encoded:
- a CDS encoding sigma-54 interaction domain-containing protein produces MTEFSRIEEFIQSYADNISKVLGLDVTILDEQGIRVSGTGYYQELIGLPAPEGSFFRMILQTGQPGMIFDMKKNDSQCMNCKFLLQCRELGTIGFPVHKREKTVGVIGIIGFSTEQKEKMLHHSEKWMPFLQHISSLIEHKLLELDAELEKSCHIQEEKPDASVNPVYFAQLIGAETGLRDVIAKARKVTNSISTVLVRGESGTGKELLARAIHSESTRSRYPFVAINCAAIPENLLESELFGYEGGAFTGSRREGKPGKFELAHKGTIFLDEVGDIPLALQPKLLRVLQEKTVDRVGGVKTIGIDVRVIAATHRDLEQMVREGTFREDLYYRLNVIPLRLRPLRDRREDIPLYLHHFLYRFSTLLQKSRCQLDADLAQRLIEYDWPGNIRQLENAVEYMVNMAEGDEIGIEDVPEYLLSPGEGERTENQVHSLEQLLADYERSVLHRYFTDRAYAQDKAVIANELQISLSTLYRKLEKYGME; encoded by the coding sequence ATGACCGAATTTTCCCGCATAGAGGAATTCATTCAATCATACGCAGACAATATTTCGAAGGTGTTGGGGCTGGATGTCACCATACTGGATGAGCAAGGCATCCGTGTGAGTGGAACGGGCTACTATCAAGAACTTATTGGATTACCTGCACCGGAGGGTTCGTTCTTTCGGATGATTTTGCAGACCGGGCAACCGGGTATGATTTTCGACATGAAAAAAAACGACTCGCAGTGCATGAACTGCAAGTTTTTATTGCAATGCCGGGAGCTGGGGACCATCGGGTTTCCCGTGCACAAGCGGGAAAAGACGGTGGGGGTCATCGGAATCATCGGGTTTTCCACCGAGCAAAAGGAAAAGATGCTGCACCATTCAGAAAAGTGGATGCCCTTTTTGCAGCATATCAGTTCACTGATCGAGCACAAGCTGCTGGAGTTGGATGCTGAGCTGGAAAAGAGCTGTCACATTCAGGAAGAAAAGCCCGACGCATCTGTCAATCCGGTTTATTTTGCGCAGCTGATCGGGGCAGAGACTGGACTGCGGGATGTGATCGCCAAAGCTAGGAAAGTGACAAACAGCATTTCAACGGTGCTGGTTCGCGGGGAAAGCGGGACGGGCAAGGAGCTGCTAGCGAGAGCGATTCATAGCGAGAGTACCAGGAGCCGCTATCCATTCGTGGCGATCAACTGTGCAGCAATCCCGGAGAATCTGCTGGAAAGCGAGCTGTTCGGGTATGAAGGGGGAGCCTTCACCGGATCAAGACGAGAGGGCAAGCCGGGAAAATTCGAGCTGGCACATAAAGGTACGATTTTCCTCGATGAAGTCGGCGACATTCCGTTGGCTCTCCAACCCAAGCTTCTGCGAGTCTTGCAGGAAAAGACGGTCGATCGCGTAGGTGGGGTCAAAACGATTGGCATAGATGTACGTGTCATTGCGGCGACCCATCGGGATTTGGAACAGATGGTACGGGAAGGGACCTTCCGCGAAGACCTGTATTACCGACTCAATGTCATTCCGCTGCGACTACGTCCGTTGCGAGACCGGCGAGAGGATATCCCTTTGTACCTTCATCACTTTTTGTACCGATTTTCGACTTTGCTGCAAAAAAGTCGGTGCCAGCTTGATGCTGATCTAGCGCAACGACTTATCGAATACGATTGGCCGGGAAATATACGCCAGCTGGAAAATGCGGTGGAGTACATGGTGAACATGGCAGAAGGCGACGAGATCGGGATCGAGGATGTACCGGAATACTTGCTTTCTCCTGGAGAGGGAGAACGTACAGAGAATCAGGTGCACAGTCTGGAACAATTGCTGGCGGACTACGAGCGCTCTGTGTTACATCGTTATTTTACAGATCGTGCGTACGCTCAGGATAAGGCCGTCATCGCAAATGAGCTGCAGATCAGTTTGTCCACGCTGTATCGCAAGCTAGAGAAGTATGGAATGGAATAG
- a CDS encoding trans-sulfuration enzyme family protein: MTTTKWAMDTAIIHTAQEPCQKTGAVVSAVVPAVAYAFPDADAAAACVAGEREGTYYGRYGNPTIATLETKIASLENGEAALGVSSGMAAISGALLAYLKLGDHVVCTRDVYGGSHKFLTSLAPRYGISADFVDCTDLDAVERAFLPQTKVLYIETPSNPCLTVLDIPALSRLAHARGITVIVDNTFMTPYLQRPLELGADVVVHSATKYLNGHGDVIAGFIVGKQEAIQFMRKHIMGDLGQNLNAWDAFLILRGLKTLGLRVRQHCHNAEAVALFLDEHPAIEKVYYPGLPSHPQHELAKRQMEGMGGIVSFEVKGGYEAAKSFINALRLAMISFSLGDPETLVQHPASMTHFSIPAEERVKFNITDGLIRLSTGLEDAKDIIGDLEQALSQLLVASVNKD, from the coding sequence ATGACAACCACCAAATGGGCAATGGATACTGCCATCATTCATACAGCACAAGAGCCATGTCAGAAAACAGGAGCAGTCGTTTCGGCTGTCGTTCCCGCAGTCGCTTACGCTTTTCCTGATGCAGATGCAGCGGCTGCTTGCGTAGCTGGCGAACGGGAAGGAACCTATTACGGACGCTACGGCAACCCGACGATCGCGACATTAGAGACCAAAATTGCTTCATTGGAGAATGGAGAGGCTGCATTGGGAGTAAGCAGTGGAATGGCTGCCATCTCAGGAGCATTGCTCGCCTATCTCAAACTAGGAGACCATGTCGTATGTACGCGTGATGTCTACGGAGGAAGTCACAAGTTTCTCACTTCACTGGCTCCTCGCTACGGCATTTCTGCTGATTTTGTGGATTGTACGGATTTGGATGCGGTGGAACGAGCATTTTTGCCCCAAACCAAGGTGCTGTACATCGAGACACCATCGAATCCTTGTCTGACTGTGCTGGATATCCCAGCTTTGTCGCGCTTGGCGCATGCACGAGGAATCACTGTGATCGTAGACAACACCTTTATGACGCCGTATTTGCAGCGTCCACTCGAGCTGGGGGCAGATGTAGTCGTCCACAGCGCTACCAAATACTTGAATGGACACGGAGACGTAATTGCCGGGTTTATCGTAGGGAAGCAGGAAGCCATCCAGTTTATGCGCAAGCACATCATGGGTGATCTCGGCCAAAATCTGAACGCATGGGACGCCTTTCTGATCCTGCGTGGACTCAAGACTCTGGGCTTGCGCGTCCGGCAGCACTGCCATAATGCAGAAGCAGTTGCGCTGTTCTTGGATGAGCATCCTGCCATCGAAAAGGTGTATTATCCAGGGCTCCCTTCACATCCGCAGCATGAGCTCGCCAAACGGCAAATGGAGGGCATGGGGGGAATCGTTTCGTTCGAGGTCAAAGGCGGATACGAGGCAGCCAAATCTTTCATTAACGCGCTGCGCCTCGCTATGATATCGTTTAGTCTAGGAGATCCGGAAACACTGGTGCAGCATCCTGCCTCGATGACCCACTTTTCCATTCCTGCTGAGGAACGGGTCAAATTTAACATCACAGATGGTCTGATTCGACTCTCTACTGGCTTGGAAGACGCAAAGGATATCATCGGGGACTTGGAGCAGGCATTGTCCCAACTACTGGTAGCATCAGTGAATAAGGACTGA
- a CDS encoding GMC family oxidoreductase, with amino-acid sequence MAKKLPKVDVVIVGVGWGGGVIASELTKQGLTVVGLERGKERKTEDYFMVHDELRYALRYEMMQDLSKETITFRSKNSVRALPMRSYGSFLLGTGLGGSGVHWNGQTFRFLPYDFEIRSKTIERYGEKKIPDGMTIQDWGITYDQLEPYFDKFERMAGISGEENPLGGKRSQPYPTPPMKMTPSMKMFQEASKKKNLHPYMMPSANLSEAYTNPDGVSRAACQYCGYCERFGCEYGAKADPVVTVIPVAKKTGKFEIRTHSQVRRVLHNGKKATGVMYTDITTGEEIEQPADIVVLTSYVFNNVRLLLMSKLGRPYDPTTGKGVIGKNYAYQVIRGGAVGFFDDKEFNLYAGAGSLAMCLDDYNGDNFDHKDLNFIHGANISLSQLGLRPIANNKVPEGTPSWGKDFKAASIKYANRFLSVGAQGASMPFKHHFLDLDPTYKDVYGDPLMRITYDFEEQDRQLAAYCADKCGEIVKEMGASSKIEINKKLGPYDITPYQSTHNTGGVIMGASPETSAVNNYLQMWDAENVFVVGASAFAHNSGYNPTGTMGALSYRAAEGILKYRKSGGGSLV; translated from the coding sequence ATGGCCAAAAAATTACCGAAAGTCGACGTGGTCATCGTAGGGGTTGGCTGGGGCGGAGGAGTCATTGCCTCTGAGTTGACCAAGCAAGGCTTGACTGTTGTCGGATTAGAGCGAGGCAAGGAAAGAAAAACGGAAGATTACTTTATGGTGCACGATGAGCTGCGTTATGCCTTGCGCTATGAAATGATGCAGGATTTGTCTAAAGAAACGATTACCTTCCGCAGTAAGAACAGCGTGCGTGCGCTCCCTATGCGATCTTATGGATCCTTTTTGCTCGGGACGGGCTTGGGCGGCTCCGGTGTTCACTGGAATGGACAAACCTTTCGATTCTTACCGTATGACTTTGAAATCCGCAGCAAGACCATCGAGCGGTATGGAGAAAAGAAAATACCGGACGGCATGACGATTCAGGATTGGGGCATCACGTACGATCAATTAGAGCCGTACTTCGACAAATTTGAGCGGATGGCAGGAATTTCTGGTGAGGAGAATCCATTGGGAGGCAAGCGTTCACAGCCGTATCCAACACCGCCGATGAAGATGACGCCTAGTATGAAGATGTTCCAAGAGGCTTCCAAAAAGAAGAACCTACATCCTTACATGATGCCATCGGCTAATCTTTCGGAAGCATACACCAATCCGGACGGTGTCTCCCGGGCAGCTTGTCAGTATTGTGGTTACTGTGAGCGGTTTGGATGTGAATACGGTGCTAAAGCGGATCCGGTCGTTACCGTCATCCCTGTTGCGAAAAAGACCGGGAAATTTGAGATCCGTACACACTCGCAGGTTCGACGCGTTTTACATAATGGGAAAAAGGCGACAGGTGTCATGTATACCGATATCACGACAGGTGAAGAAATCGAACAGCCAGCAGATATCGTTGTGTTGACCAGCTATGTTTTCAACAATGTAAGACTGCTGCTCATGTCCAAGCTAGGGCGTCCGTACGATCCGACAACGGGCAAAGGTGTCATTGGAAAGAATTATGCTTATCAGGTCATCCGAGGAGGAGCAGTTGGCTTTTTCGATGACAAGGAATTCAATCTGTATGCTGGGGCAGGCTCTCTAGCTATGTGCTTGGACGATTACAACGGAGACAACTTTGATCACAAAGATCTAAATTTCATCCATGGCGCGAATATCAGCCTTTCGCAGTTGGGTCTGCGTCCGATCGCCAACAACAAAGTTCCCGAGGGTACGCCTAGCTGGGGGAAAGATTTTAAGGCAGCATCGATCAAGTATGCGAACCGGTTTTTGTCGGTAGGGGCACAAGGGGCATCCATGCCGTTTAAGCACCACTTCCTGGATTTGGACCCGACTTACAAGGACGTATATGGAGATCCTCTTATGCGCATTACCTATGATTTTGAGGAGCAGGATCGACAGCTGGCCGCTTATTGTGCGGACAAGTGTGGGGAAATCGTCAAGGAAATGGGTGCCAGCAGCAAAATTGAAATCAATAAGAAGCTGGGACCTTACGATATTACCCCATACCAATCCACACATAATACGGGTGGCGTGATTATGGGCGCTTCGCCGGAAACATCAGCCGTTAACAACTACCTGCAAATGTGGGATGCGGAGAATGTGTTTGTCGTGGGAGCGTCTGCCTTCGCGCATAACAGTGGTTATAATCCTACTGGAACGATGGGCGCACTCTCTTACCGCGCTGCGGAAGGGATTTTGAAGTACAGAAAAAGTGGTGGAGGCTCTCTTGTATAA
- a CDS encoding gluconate 2-dehydrogenase subunit 3 family protein has product MVVLAQTNNGNDQPVSRRNFLKNSGLVIGGLVVGGVAGSLIKKTPAPAPTQPGATPAPAADFNQALMYFTPEQFKVVDAACERIFPEDEIGPGAKALGAAYFIDHQLAGDWGFNSRDYMQGPFYPGEVTQGYQGRLKRREIFDIGIQEMNNYSTSTQKKRFYELPPEQQDAVLKAFESDEVKLTTISASAFFKMLRASTLEGVYSDPLYGGNKNMDGWKMRNYPGNQMAYTQVIEQDKFVKMAPLSLRDHQH; this is encoded by the coding sequence GTGGTAGTGTTGGCACAAACGAACAATGGTAATGATCAACCGGTATCACGGAGGAACTTTCTGAAAAATTCCGGACTCGTGATAGGAGGTCTGGTTGTTGGTGGAGTAGCAGGCAGCTTGATCAAAAAAACTCCAGCACCAGCCCCGACGCAACCAGGAGCGACACCTGCTCCAGCAGCCGATTTCAACCAGGCATTAATGTACTTCACTCCCGAACAGTTCAAGGTTGTCGATGCTGCCTGCGAGCGAATTTTCCCTGAGGACGAAATCGGACCAGGAGCAAAGGCACTCGGAGCAGCTTATTTCATCGACCACCAATTGGCAGGGGACTGGGGATTCAACTCCCGCGATTACATGCAAGGTCCTTTTTATCCAGGTGAGGTGACCCAAGGCTATCAAGGCAGGCTGAAGCGCCGGGAAATTTTTGATATTGGAATTCAGGAAATGAACAATTACAGCACAAGCACACAGAAAAAAAGATTTTATGAATTGCCCCCTGAACAGCAGGATGCTGTGTTAAAGGCATTTGAGTCGGACGAAGTGAAATTGACCACCATTTCTGCCAGTGCCTTTTTCAAAATGCTGCGTGCTAGCACGCTTGAAGGTGTCTACTCCGATCCGCTGTACGGAGGAAACAAAAACATGGATGGCTGGAAGATGCGAAATTACCCAGGTAATCAGATGGCTTATACCCAAGTCATCGAACAGGACAAGTTCGTGAAGATGGCCCCTTTAAGCTTGCGGGATCATCAACATTAA
- a CDS encoding alpha/beta fold hydrolase, protein MNVPIFSSIQTSEKDGVAMEYGLAGHSDAPVLLLLHAIRNTKMLFAGIIPTLAQHYRVVAVDLRGHGQSTETTVFSFEDIVNDLIGLLDAEALDQVTVVAASFSAVPAQMLAVREPKRIARLILLDGGFYQLTEMPGFDLPSVVQRLSATRFPTVEEAERQFADRYGDGNLPKGWMATELEQKNGGYFGYRLSREAFTAYFRAYATFDKQGLFQSVSCPVLLLLADPSHLPDDEQRAFYREAVDSYKRIVTQAEIHSIPGALHLLMVTHPKETVRKIMAFTRN, encoded by the coding sequence ATGAACGTTCCGATATTTTCATCTATCCAAACAAGTGAGAAAGACGGAGTTGCCATGGAGTATGGGCTAGCTGGTCATTCTGATGCCCCCGTCCTGCTACTGTTACATGCGATCCGCAATACGAAAATGCTGTTTGCTGGTATCATTCCGACATTGGCCCAGCATTACCGGGTGGTAGCCGTCGATCTACGGGGGCATGGTCAGTCTACCGAGACGACTGTGTTTTCCTTTGAAGACATCGTGAACGATCTGATCGGATTGCTGGATGCTGAAGCTCTGGATCAGGTGACCGTAGTAGCTGCGTCGTTTTCCGCTGTGCCTGCACAAATGCTGGCTGTCCGGGAGCCAAAGCGCATCGCCCGGCTCATCCTGCTGGACGGAGGCTTTTACCAGTTAACGGAGATGCCTGGATTCGATTTGCCCAGTGTCGTACAGCGATTGAGTGCAACGAGGTTTCCGACAGTGGAGGAGGCAGAGCGACAATTTGCTGACAGATACGGAGATGGAAATCTGCCTAAAGGGTGGATGGCGACCGAGCTGGAACAAAAGAACGGTGGCTACTTTGGATACCGCTTGTCGAGAGAAGCATTTACTGCCTATTTCCGTGCCTATGCGACTTTCGATAAGCAGGGGTTGTTCCAGTCAGTATCCTGCCCGGTTCTTTTATTGCTCGCAGACCCAAGTCACTTACCTGACGATGAACAGCGTGCCTTTTACCGAGAAGCGGTCGATTCTTATAAACGAATCGTAACACAAGCTGAGATTCATTCGATTCCGGGGGCCCTTCATTTGTTGATGGTGACACATCCAAAGGAAACAGTGAGAAAAATCATGGCTTTTACAAGAAACTAA
- a CDS encoding APC family permease, with amino-acid sequence MNGKTELHRSLKLWHIVVIGLGYMAPMAVFDTFGIVAQETGGHVPAAYAVTLLAILFTAASYGKMVRVFPSAGTAYTYTQETIHPYAGFLVGWASLLDYLFLPMINALLTGVYLSSVFPDVPTHWWIVGFILLITLLNVFRVTVTASVNSFLVLFQISVVVVFAGLAIRGLMHGGGFEQVFTSRPFFSPDMSFAALLSGASILCFSFLGFDAVTTLTEETVDAKKTIPRGILLVALGGGALFITASYFSQSLFPDASVFSDPEAASAEIALSIGGTIFQLVFLAAALSSTLASGLVSVTSVTRLLYAMGRDGYLPRKWFGYIHPRLKTPLYNVLLVGLLMMAALFLDLLTATSFINFGALIAFSFVNISVIAHYAWRQKRLRVADWWRYLLSPLIGAAFVGFLWVNLDIKSMILGLMWTFVGLVYLLYLVKVKQTRLDRMKFEE; translated from the coding sequence GTGAACGGAAAAACAGAGCTTCACCGCAGCTTGAAATTATGGCATATCGTAGTGATCGGCCTCGGCTATATGGCGCCGATGGCTGTTTTTGATACGTTTGGCATTGTGGCCCAAGAGACTGGGGGGCATGTTCCTGCAGCTTATGCGGTCACTCTTCTGGCTATCCTATTTACCGCAGCGAGCTACGGGAAGATGGTGAGGGTCTTTCCTTCGGCAGGGACGGCCTACACTTATACGCAGGAGACGATTCATCCGTATGCAGGCTTTCTGGTCGGATGGGCCTCCTTGTTGGACTATTTATTTTTACCGATGATTAATGCGCTGTTGACGGGTGTGTATCTGTCCTCCGTGTTTCCTGATGTTCCTACACATTGGTGGATTGTGGGCTTTATTCTTTTAATAACCTTACTCAATGTATTCCGGGTAACCGTGACGGCATCGGTGAATTCCTTCCTCGTACTGTTTCAAATATCCGTGGTGGTGGTTTTTGCGGGATTGGCGATTCGGGGGTTGATGCATGGTGGCGGGTTCGAGCAGGTATTTACCTCGCGTCCGTTTTTCTCGCCTGACATGTCTTTTGCAGCATTGCTCTCAGGAGCGTCGATTCTTTGTTTTTCTTTCCTCGGTTTTGATGCCGTGACTACGCTGACAGAAGAAACGGTCGACGCGAAAAAGACGATTCCCCGTGGCATCCTGCTCGTCGCTCTGGGAGGAGGAGCGTTGTTTATCACAGCTTCTTACTTCTCGCAGTCGCTCTTTCCAGATGCTTCGGTCTTTTCTGACCCGGAAGCGGCGTCGGCAGAAATAGCTCTATCCATCGGGGGCACGATCTTCCAACTCGTGTTTCTGGCAGCCGCTTTATCGTCCACATTGGCTTCGGGCCTCGTTTCTGTTACCAGTGTGACGCGTCTCCTGTATGCGATGGGACGGGACGGATACTTGCCGAGGAAATGGTTCGGATATATTCACCCTCGCCTGAAAACACCGTTATACAACGTCTTATTAGTGGGCCTCCTGATGATGGCGGCGCTGTTTTTGGACCTGCTGACAGCTACGTCCTTTATCAACTTCGGGGCTTTGATCGCTTTTAGCTTTGTTAATATCAGTGTCATTGCCCATTATGCGTGGCGCCAAAAACGATTGCGGGTTGCAGACTGGTGGAGGTACCTCCTATCTCCTTTGATTGGTGCCGCGTTTGTCGGTTTTCTGTGGGTCAACCTGGATATCAAGTCTATGATTCTTGGTCTAATGTGGACCTTCGTGGGCCTGGTTTACCTGCTATATTTGGTGAAAGTAAAGCAGACAAGACTGGACCGCATGAAATTCGAGGAATAG
- a CDS encoding glutamine--tRNA ligase/YqeY domain fusion protein, with the protein MISLENKVASSNFIRNIVIDDLQEGKVKEVITRFPPEPNGYLHIGHAKAICLNFELAHEFSGKAHLRFDDTNPLKEDMEYVNAIKEDVKWLGFDWDGLFFASDYFEEMYNRAVLLIQKGKAYVDDLSAEDMRKYRGTLTEPGVDSPFRNRSVEENLDLFARMRKGEFKDGEKVLRAKIDMTSPNFNMRDPVLYRISHASHHNTGDQWCIYPMYDFAHPLEDAIEGVTHSLCSLEFEDHRPLYDWVVAECEMNHVPRQYEFARLNLTNTVMSKRKLKQLVDENIVDGWDDPRMPTIAGFRRRGFTPEAIRTFAREVGVARSNSTVDEKMLEHFIREDLKLKAPRTMAVLNPLKVVITNYPEGQVEMLDAENNPENEEMGNRQIPFSREIYIEQDDFMENPPSKYFRLFPGNEVRLKHAYFIKCNDVIKDADGNVIELHCTYDPETKSGSGFTGRKVKGTIHWVEATQSVPAEFRLYEPLILDEEDNEGTFLDNINPNSLEVQNGFVEPNMKDTQPQDKYQFFRHGYFNVDPKHTNDEKLVFNRIVSLKSSFELPKG; encoded by the coding sequence TTGATTTCATTGGAAAACAAGGTAGCGTCATCTAACTTTATCCGCAATATTGTGATCGATGACTTGCAAGAAGGCAAAGTAAAAGAAGTTATTACCCGATTTCCCCCGGAACCGAACGGGTATCTTCATATTGGACATGCAAAAGCGATCTGCCTGAACTTTGAATTGGCACACGAGTTTTCTGGGAAAGCCCACTTGCGTTTTGATGATACCAATCCGCTTAAGGAAGACATGGAGTACGTAAACGCGATTAAAGAAGACGTGAAATGGCTTGGCTTTGATTGGGACGGGCTGTTCTTCGCTTCCGATTACTTTGAGGAGATGTACAACCGCGCTGTACTCCTCATTCAAAAAGGGAAAGCGTACGTAGACGATCTTTCTGCTGAAGACATGCGTAAGTACCGCGGTACATTGACGGAGCCAGGTGTGGACAGTCCATTCCGCAACCGTTCTGTGGAGGAAAACCTCGATCTGTTTGCACGGATGCGCAAAGGTGAGTTCAAGGACGGAGAGAAAGTGCTTCGTGCCAAAATCGACATGACCTCTCCGAACTTCAACATGCGTGATCCGGTTCTCTATCGTATTTCCCATGCATCCCATCACAACACGGGAGATCAATGGTGCATCTATCCGATGTACGACTTTGCTCATCCGCTGGAGGATGCGATCGAAGGTGTAACGCACTCACTCTGTTCATTGGAGTTTGAAGACCATCGTCCTCTGTACGATTGGGTCGTCGCCGAGTGCGAGATGAACCATGTTCCGCGTCAGTACGAATTCGCTCGTCTAAATTTGACTAATACCGTCATGAGTAAGCGAAAGCTGAAGCAGCTCGTAGACGAAAATATTGTGGATGGCTGGGACGATCCTCGCATGCCGACCATTGCAGGGTTCCGTCGTCGCGGCTTTACTCCTGAAGCAATCCGTACCTTCGCTCGTGAAGTAGGGGTAGCTCGCAGCAACAGCACGGTCGATGAAAAAATGCTGGAGCACTTTATCCGGGAAGACCTGAAATTAAAGGCGCCTCGCACGATGGCTGTCTTGAATCCGTTGAAGGTGGTCATCACGAACTATCCGGAAGGCCAAGTGGAAATGCTGGATGCGGAAAACAACCCGGAAAATGAAGAGATGGGCAACAGACAAATCCCGTTTTCCCGGGAGATCTACATCGAGCAAGACGACTTCATGGAAAATCCGCCAAGCAAGTACTTCCGACTCTTCCCTGGGAACGAAGTGCGTCTGAAACACGCTTACTTCATTAAATGCAATGACGTGATCAAAGACGCCGATGGCAACGTCATTGAGCTGCACTGCACGTATGATCCGGAAACCAAGAGCGGTAGCGGTTTTACTGGACGGAAAGTAAAAGGAACGATTCACTGGGTAGAAGCGACCCAATCCGTTCCTGCTGAATTCCGCCTGTACGAGCCTTTGATTCTCGATGAAGAGGATAACGAAGGGACGTTCTTGGACAACATCAATCCAAATTCGCTCGAAGTGCAAAACGGCTTTGTAGAACCAAACATGAAGGACACGCAGCCTCAAGATAAATATCAATTCTTCCGTCATGGTTATTTCAACGTCGATCCAAAGCATACGAACGATGAAAAGCTTGTCTTCAACCGTATCGTATCGTTGAAGAGCTCGTTTGAACTGCCAAAAGGATAA
- a CDS encoding SET domain-containing protein: MMHPDTELRFINDQIGYGVFATKCIPKGTIVWVMDDLDQVLDPAFVETLDPLRKQDVQKYSFKNQFGKYILCWDKSRYVNHSFHATCVATMYDMELAARDIQPGEELTDDYGTLNLDEPLDCFPEEGTNRSRVMPDDLLRYYRQWDEIAAGAFEHFNHVEQPLKHLIRPEHQKKLHAILEHHIPLDSVIQLYYRPPSRK, translated from the coding sequence ATGATGCATCCCGATACGGAATTACGCTTCATCAACGATCAAATCGGGTACGGTGTGTTTGCGACCAAATGCATTCCCAAAGGGACGATTGTGTGGGTCATGGATGACCTGGATCAGGTATTGGATCCTGCTTTCGTGGAAACACTGGATCCATTACGAAAACAGGACGTGCAAAAGTATTCGTTTAAAAACCAGTTCGGCAAGTACATCCTTTGTTGGGATAAATCCCGGTATGTGAATCATAGCTTCCATGCGACTTGTGTAGCGACGATGTACGATATGGAGCTGGCAGCAAGAGATATTCAACCGGGTGAAGAACTGACAGATGATTACGGAACTTTAAACTTGGATGAACCCTTGGATTGTTTCCCGGAGGAAGGCACGAATCGCTCTCGGGTGATGCCAGACGATCTCCTGCGCTACTATCGACAATGGGATGAAATTGCGGCGGGAGCATTCGAGCATTTCAATCACGTCGAACAGCCGTTGAAGCATCTGATTCGCCCCGAGCATCAGAAAAAGTTGCACGCCATTCTGGAGCACCACATCCCTCTCGACTCTGTGATTCAGCTCTATTACCGGCCACCGTCGAGAAAATAG
- a CDS encoding MBL fold metallo-hydrolase, whose product MTVVSSLESPFFTVDFIADGIYAAIAKPGTGAMANAGIIDLGDRTLVFDTTMYTPQAGQALHNTAVQLFDRPVSLVINSHFHLDHVGGNQSFPNAVMISTDQTRTLMLERTQQFLSFALAHPEYPESVKASLEQETDERRRQELSIQLGDLLAMDAALLTLVPSPATISYDGSLTLHGSKRTAVLSAMGNGHSPCDAVLYLPGEEVLFAADLLFVHSHPSVQSGNVSEWIHILDRLGQEAFHTVVPGHGPVADKQALQSLQTYLTELLAQARLLSEQQDPLEAASCTPIPDAYQTWTLDSLYERNLKHLLHQLQSNE is encoded by the coding sequence ATGACCGTTGTTTCTTCACTTGAGAGCCCATTTTTCACGGTTGATTTCATTGCAGACGGTATTTACGCAGCCATCGCAAAACCGGGGACTGGCGCCATGGCGAATGCAGGCATCATCGATCTCGGAGATCGAACCCTCGTTTTTGACACCACCATGTACACCCCGCAAGCAGGGCAGGCCTTGCACAATACCGCCGTCCAGCTTTTCGATCGTCCTGTCTCCCTCGTCATCAACTCTCACTTCCACTTGGATCATGTAGGCGGCAACCAATCGTTCCCGAATGCGGTGATGATTTCTACGGATCAGACGCGCACTCTGATGCTGGAGCGCACTCAGCAGTTCCTTTCCTTTGCCCTAGCCCATCCCGAATATCCGGAATCGGTCAAAGCATCACTCGAACAGGAGACAGATGAGCGTAGGCGGCAAGAGCTGTCCATCCAGCTCGGAGACCTCCTCGCCATGGATGCCGCTCTTCTCACACTCGTCCCGTCACCAGCTACGATCTCGTACGATGGCTCTCTCACTTTGCATGGCAGCAAGAGGACCGCTGTACTGAGCGCCATGGGTAATGGACACAGTCCTTGTGACGCCGTCCTGTATTTGCCGGGAGAAGAGGTCCTGTTCGCGGCCGATCTGCTTTTTGTACATAGTCATCCTAGCGTACAGAGCGGTAACGTCAGCGAATGGATACACATATTGGATCGACTGGGCCAAGAAGCGTTTCATACGGTAGTTCCCGGTCATGGCCCCGTAGCAGATAAACAGGCTTTGCAAAGCTTGCAGACTTATTTGACGGAGCTTCTTGCCCAAGCTCGCCTGCTAAGTGAACAACAAGATCCGCTCGAAGCTGCCTCCTGTACCCCCATCCCAGATGCATACCAGACTTGGACCCTGGACAGCTTGTACGAGCGTAATCTGAAGCATCTCCTGCATCAGCTACAATCAAATGAGTAA